From a region of the Zingiber officinale cultivar Zhangliang chromosome 4B, Zo_v1.1, whole genome shotgun sequence genome:
- the LOC121978126 gene encoding probable aquaporin NIP-type, with translation MASNVEEHSDDRLENTPSTIQKAAAEFIGTYILIFIGCGSVFVNLSLSDIGLLGVAFAWGVVVTAVVYTIEHISGAHLNPAVTIATAVVSKLPWIIVPSNPKS, from the exons ATGGCTTCTAATGTGGAGGAGCATTCTGATGATAGACTTGAGAACACACCATCAACGATACAGAAg GCTGCAGCTGAGTTCATAGGCACATACATCCTAATCTTTATAGGATGTGGATCGGTCTTTGTCAACCTAAGCCTAAGTGACATCGGTTTACTCGGTGTAGCCTTTGCTTGGGGTGTAGTAGTAACAGCCGTGGTCTACACAATTGAGCACATCTCTGGTGCACATTTGAATCCTGCAGTGACCATTGCTACTGCTGTTGTCAGCAAACTTCCCTGGATTATTGTACCATCCAATCCTAAGAGCTAG
- the LOC121974767 gene encoding nodulin-26-like produces the protein MLTLPSDGTNNLKAIAWEIALTFILMIVISGAAADGRSVKELSGVAIGAIVFVNAIIAGKVTGPSMNPARSLGPAIAAQKFDRLWLYIVAPVIGAVAGSTLYSFLDLPENSNRNQKRINSSMIC, from the exons ATGCTTACTCTTCCTTCCGACGGCACAAACAATCTGAAAGCTATTGCATGGGAGATCGCCCTCACATTCATTTTGATGATCGTCATCAGTGGTGCTGCTGCTGATGGCAGATCG GTCAAGGAGCTCTCAGGAGTTGCAATAGGAGCCATCGTCTTTGTTAATGCAATTATTGCTGG CAAGGTGACTGGTCCTTCCATGAACCCGGCAAGAAGCTTAGGACCTGCAATTGCAGCGCAGAAGTTTGATAGGCTCTGGCTCTATATAGTTGCGCCGGTGATCGGTGCAGTTGCCGGATCAACTCTGTACAGCTTCCTCGACTTGCCAGAAAATTCTAATAGGAATCAAAAGAGGATCAATTCCAGTATGATTTGCTAA